The Halosolutus gelatinilyticus nucleotide sequence CGATCGATCGACCAGGCGAGCGAGCGTCCGCATCCCGCCGGCGACCGGCCCGTCGCGCGTCGGCCGCAGCGACGGGACGGGGACGACGGCGTCCTCGAGCAACCGCTCCGGGACGGCGAGCGCGACGGATCGATCGGCGACGGTTCGCGTCTCGGTGACGCGCGAGGCCGCGTCGTCGACGTCGACGAGTTCAGCGCCGAACCGGTCGAGGACGTCCGGATAGCCGAGAAACTCGGCCGTCCGGTCGAACGACAGTACCCCGCTCGTTCCGACGACGGCGACGGCCGCGCCGGTCTCTCGCTCGAGGGTCGCGACGAGCGCGCCGACGACGGCCGGGTCGGTAACGACGCCGGACGACGGATGGAACGGGTAGTGCGCGTCGGGAACGATCGCGATCCCGTCGGCCGCCGCGAGCGATTCGATGCGCGGTTCGAGCAGTCGCCGGATCGGCGTTTCCAGCGCCGCCATCCGCGTCTCGACGGACGGCGTCCAGCCCTCGCGGTGGGAGCCGGTCGCGATCGCGGTCCCCCGGACGGAACTCATCGCATCACCTCTGACGGTTCGACGCCGATCGCCGACGGCTCCGACGCGGCCAGTTCGTAGGCCCGCTCAGCCAGTTCGAGCGCCCGCCGTCCGTCGCTCCCGTCGATCGGCGGCGACTCGTTCTCGCGGACCGCCTCGCAGAAGTCGGCGAGGGCGTCGTAGTGCGCCTGGAGGTAGAACGTCGGCCCGAAGATATCGGGCTCGGATCCGGTGAACCGACTGACGACGTTCGAGAGCGCCGCTCGGGCCGCGCTCGCGTAGAAGTTGTCGGGGAGAAACTCCTCGTTCGAGATCGTCCCGGTGATCCCCTCGAGACGCAGCCGCGTGTTCACCTCGGGCAGTTCCTCCCACTGGTAGGAGCCGCAGTGAAGGGTGATCGCGGTCCCGGTCTCTGGCGCCCTGAGGAGGACGGTTGCGGCGTCCTC carries:
- a CDS encoding DUF362 domain-containing protein codes for the protein MSSVRGTAIATGSHREGWTPSVETRMAALETPIRRLLEPRIESLAAADGIAIVPDAHYPFHPSSGVVTDPAVVGALVATLERETGAAVAVVGTSGVLSFDRTAEFLGYPDVLDRFGAELVDVDDAASRVTETRTVADRSVALAVPERLLEDAVVPVPSLRPTRDGPVAGGMRTLARLVDRSTDAGIAAAAATAAVDPVCSVLDATIAYAGEPYAADALLAGPIPAVDAIGARLLDRSLDEDEALRYAKSPEPDAVDVDGVDTASLRERLPSGELPTTTNPHPAVSLAYRTYAAISGDVVPPQLDGGPRL